A portion of the bacterium genome contains these proteins:
- a CDS encoding TMEM165/GDT1 family protein, with protein sequence MESLLVSTGVVALAEIGDKTQLLAFMLAARFKKPLPIILGILVATLLNHALAGAVGAWITTMISPQVLRWVLGLSFIGMAVWTLIPDQIEEEEAKVAKRFGIFGATVLTFFLAEMGDKTQFATVAMAARYANPVWVVVGTTLGMMVANVPAVFVGEKLAAKIPMKLVHSMAAGLFALLGLATLLGAGAKLGF encoded by the coding sequence ATGGAATCGCTCCTCGTCTCGACCGGAGTGGTCGCGCTCGCTGAAATCGGGGACAAGACCCAGCTCCTCGCCTTCATGCTCGCCGCGCGCTTCAAGAAGCCCCTTCCCATCATCCTTGGTATTCTGGTCGCCACCCTACTGAACCACGCGCTCGCAGGCGCCGTGGGGGCTTGGATCACGACGATGATCAGCCCTCAGGTCCTGCGTTGGGTGCTGGGGCTCTCCTTCATCGGCATGGCCGTCTGGACCCTGATCCCCGACCAGATCGAGGAGGAGGAGGCCAAGGTCGCCAAGCGCTTCGGCATCTTCGGCGCGACCGTGCTCACCTTCTTCCTGGCTGAGATGGGCGATAAGACGCAGTTCGCCACCGTCGCGATGGCCGCCCGCTACGCGAATCCGGTGTGGGTCGTGGTCGGCACGACGCTCGGCATGATGGTCGCGAATGTGCCGGCGGTGTTCGTGGGCGAGAAGCTGGCTGCGAAGATCCCCATGAAGCTGGTGCATTCGATGGCCGCAGGGCTCTTCGCGCTGCTTGGGCTGGCGACCTTGCTGGGGGCCGGTGCGAAGCTGGGCTTCTGA